Proteins from one Bacteroidota bacterium genomic window:
- a CDS encoding alkyl hydroperoxide reductase has protein sequence MNESFFRNLFRLAAIYNITVGTAVVLFPQTFFQLFNLPEINYSYVMSGLGMFVGIYGYGFYLVSRDLRRNHHFAILGLVGKSFGIVGWGYYTYLGIIPFSALWTNFFNDIIWIPPFIAYFFWRTKISS, from the coding sequence ATGAACGAATCTTTCTTCCGCAACCTCTTTCGCCTTGCAGCAATCTATAATATCACCGTCGGAACGGCAGTCGTGTTATTTCCCCAAACTTTCTTCCAACTCTTCAATTTGCCGGAGATAAATTATTCCTATGTCATGAGCGGTTTGGGAATGTTTGTTGGTATTTATGGTTACGGTTTTTACCTGGTTTCACGCGATCTCCGGCGCAATCATCATTTTGCCATACTTGGTCTCGTCGGAAAATCATTCGGGATCGTCGGCTGGGGCTATTACACATATCTCGGAATTATTCCGTTTTCCGCACTATGGACAAACTTTTTCAATGATATTATCTGGATTCCCCCATTTATTGCCTATTTTTTTTGGCGAACAAAAATTTCATCATAA
- a CDS encoding alpha/beta hydrolase-fold protein, which yields MKQVFLVLTLCSIATAQTFQAVVQKLEQSPVEQRRRIIEQYLNTKQFSPIIENDSVLHIVLYGLADSVFVNGNLQRWLAPDRLERIPCGTYSFFYRTYIVPSDARLDYQLIINGVTKLDPQNPLISPSGFGPHSEIRMPKFITSPYLAFRNDIPHGVIDSLAPLMKIPSPLNHYLPSPRAIKVYRPAGYDTLANLASVYFHDGFDAVDFALAGTFIDNLIDEKKIEPLIAVFIPSVQRQDEYIGNKLEQFVRYVADDIVPMIDILYKTEPSPLKRAVMGISNGGHVSLYMALRRPDVFLNAGGQSSTITPWLVDLTKKQYDAHRIDPQLKLYLDCGRYDIIGEDPWFGKFEFLELNRNYSNVLSSFHIPHYFKEVNDGHEWGNWRQRMPDMLIYFFGKHL from the coding sequence ATGAAACAAGTGTTTCTTGTACTCACTCTGTGTTCTATTGCCACTGCTCAGACGTTTCAAGCGGTGGTTCAAAAATTGGAACAATCACCCGTTGAACAACGCCGGCGGATCATCGAGCAATATTTAAATACAAAACAATTTTCGCCGATTATCGAAAACGATTCCGTGCTTCATATTGTATTGTATGGATTGGCGGATTCAGTTTTTGTGAACGGAAATCTTCAACGCTGGCTTGCACCGGATAGACTCGAACGGATACCATGCGGAACATACTCGTTCTTCTATAGAACATACATCGTCCCATCTGATGCGCGTCTTGATTATCAATTGATCATCAATGGTGTAACGAAACTTGATCCTCAAAATCCGTTGATTTCACCGAGCGGATTTGGTCCGCATTCGGAAATCCGCATGCCAAAATTTATTACTTCTCCCTATCTCGCATTCCGGAATGATATCCCGCATGGTGTGATCGATTCACTCGCGCCACTCATGAAGATTCCATCACCCTTAAACCATTATCTTCCTTCACCACGAGCTATTAAAGTGTATCGTCCTGCCGGATACGATACATTAGCAAACCTTGCCTCGGTATATTTTCACGATGGTTTTGATGCTGTCGATTTTGCCCTTGCAGGAACCTTTATCGATAATCTGATCGACGAAAAAAAAATAGAGCCGCTTATCGCTGTATTCATCCCTTCGGTACAACGTCAGGATGAATATATTGGAAATAAACTGGAACAATTTGTGCGGTACGTAGCCGATGATATTGTTCCTATGATAGACATTCTTTATAAGACTGAACCATCGCCTCTCAAACGAGCGGTGATGGGAATTTCTAATGGGGGACATGTTTCACTGTATATGGCATTACGCCGCCCTGACGTGTTTCTCAATGCGGGTGGACAATCTTCAACAATCACACCATGGTTGGTTGACCTCACAAAAAAGCAATATGACGCACATCGCATCGATCCTCAACTAAAGCTCTATCTTGATTGTGGACGTTATGACATTATTGGGGAAGATCCCTGGTTTGGTAAATTTGAATTTCTTGAATTGAACAGAAATTACAGTAATGTTCTTTCGTCATTCCATATTCCACATTATTTCAAAGAGGTGAACGATGGGCATGAATGGGGAAATTGGCGACAACGAATGCCCGATATGTTGATCTACTTTTTTGGAAAACATCTATGA
- a CDS encoding metalloregulator ArsR/SmtB family transcription factor — protein MGLSKKEEFTAKQNRLADYAKALAHPARVAIVEYLATSNSCMCGDIVDVLPLSQSTVSQHLRELKNAGLVKGEIEGTSVCYCLDEKGWNEMQSMLGNFLVSMKKCC, from the coding sequence ATGGGACTCTCAAAAAAAGAAGAATTTACTGCTAAACAGAATCGCTTAGCGGATTATGCCAAGGCATTAGCACATCCTGCCCGCGTAGCTATCGTTGAATATCTTGCCACTTCCAACTCCTGTATGTGCGGAGATATTGTTGATGTTCTTCCCCTTTCGCAATCGACAGTGTCGCAACATCTGCGCGAGCTAAAAAATGCCGGCCTTGTAAAAGGCGAAATCGAAGGAACGTCGGTCTGTTACTGTCTGGATGAAAAAGGATGGAACGAAATGCAGTCAATGCTCGGAAATTTTCTTGTCTCTATGAAGAAATGCTGTTAA
- a CDS encoding M14 family zinc carboxypeptidase, with protein MKKLLQLFSITIVLSSIGSSQEIPFVDPCGFPDTTTLEYKIAASGNWGYGYDTLLYDLSVWKKNPFVLVDSLGATVQNRTMFLMTIQDTAQVTVPRKRVWIHARTHPGEVQGTWVTNELIKILLSNTSLGKILRDSCVFSIVPMYNPDGVELGKARENANNIDIESNWDTTKFYPSQPEVTVLRNTFMQLMAKPNPIRIALNMHSAYECHKFFWFHLASGTSTLYAGIEKQFIDTVVFNFPEWIQPWDSHVSWGGAAAKQYPESWFWYNHREKVLALTYEDMNCATAHSFDKTAKAIAQGIADQLGIMKTVVYVAKQQSFPSGFGLEQNYPNPFNPSTVINYQLPVVDHVVLRIYDVLGREVATLVNEEQLSGKHSVTFNASSLSSGLYFYQLRTGNFTETKKMQLIR; from the coding sequence ATGAAAAAACTTTTACAGCTCTTTTCCATAACAATCGTTCTCTCTTCCATTGGATCCTCACAGGAGATTCCATTCGTTGATCCCTGCGGTTTTCCCGATACCACAACCTTGGAGTATAAAATCGCCGCATCAGGCAATTGGGGATATGGGTATGATACGCTGCTGTATGATCTTAGTGTATGGAAAAAAAACCCATTTGTTCTTGTCGATTCTCTTGGTGCAACAGTACAGAATCGAACAATGTTCTTAATGACTATTCAAGACACAGCCCAAGTTACCGTTCCGCGGAAAAGAGTATGGATTCATGCCAGAACGCATCCGGGAGAAGTTCAAGGAACCTGGGTGACGAATGAATTGATCAAAATCCTGTTATCCAATACTTCGCTTGGGAAAATACTCCGCGATAGCTGTGTCTTTTCCATTGTTCCGATGTATAATCCTGATGGTGTTGAGCTTGGGAAAGCGCGGGAAAATGCGAATAATATTGATATTGAAAGCAATTGGGATACGACAAAATTCTATCCAAGTCAGCCGGAAGTAACCGTATTACGAAATACATTTATGCAGTTGATGGCGAAACCGAATCCGATACGAATTGCATTGAATATGCATTCGGCGTACGAATGCCATAAATTTTTTTGGTTCCATTTGGCATCGGGAACGTCAACACTCTATGCTGGTATTGAAAAACAATTTATCGATACGGTTGTGTTCAATTTTCCGGAATGGATACAACCATGGGATTCTCATGTCAGTTGGGGAGGAGCTGCGGCAAAACAATATCCCGAAAGCTGGTTCTGGTACAATCATCGAGAAAAAGTACTTGCTCTTACGTATGAGGATATGAATTGTGCAACGGCACATTCATTTGATAAGACGGCAAAAGCAATAGCGCAAGGTATTGCCGATCAACTTGGCATTATGAAAACAGTGGTTTATGTTGCGAAACAGCAGAGTTTCCCATCTGGTTTTGGATTAGAGCAGAATTATCCGAATCCGTTTAATCCTTCGACAGTGATCAATTATCAATTACCAGTGGTCGATCACGTAGTATTAAGAATATACGATGTGCTTGGAAGAGAAGTGGCAACACTGGTCAACGAAGAACAATTATCCGGAAAACATTCCGTCACATTTAACGCATCATCACTAAGCAGCGGACTATATTTTTATCAATTACGGACAGGCAATTTTACAGAAACAAAAAAAATGCAACTCATCCGATAG
- a CDS encoding NADPH-dependent F420 reductase yields MNISIIGAGNIGGGLGKIWAEKGHTITYGVRNPLTPKIQTILEETDHKATATLIKPAAEQSDIVVLATPWEAVGEVVFQIVDLKDKILIDCTNPVKPNPEWPLAQGSSAAEEIAKKLTGFRVVKAFNTLGAVNLSDVIFGKVHADAFICGDDQDAKKIVTQLAKDIGFDAVDVGGLRSAEMLESLAKLWITLAYQQGIGPNIAFKLLHK; encoded by the coding sequence ATGAATATCAGTATTATTGGTGCCGGCAACATTGGCGGCGGACTTGGAAAGATTTGGGCAGAAAAAGGCCATACCATTACGTACGGGGTGCGTAATCCTTTGACCCCAAAAATTCAAACGATCCTCGAAGAAACAGACCATAAAGCTACTGCAACATTAATAAAACCCGCAGCCGAACAATCCGACATTGTTGTCCTCGCAACTCCTTGGGAAGCGGTCGGTGAAGTAGTATTTCAAATTGTGGATTTAAAAGATAAAATCCTTATCGATTGCACAAATCCGGTTAAACCGAATCCTGAATGGCCGCTCGCGCAGGGTAGTTCTGCCGCTGAAGAGATCGCCAAAAAACTTACCGGCTTTCGCGTGGTAAAAGCATTCAACACGTTAGGAGCGGTAAACTTGTCCGACGTGATATTTGGAAAAGTGCACGCCGATGCGTTTATCTGCGGTGATGATCAGGATGCAAAAAAAATAGTAACTCAGCTTGCCAAAGACATCGGGTTTGATGCCGTTGACGTCGGAGGATTACGCAGCGCAGAAATGCTGGAGTCTCTTGCTAAATTATGGATCACACTCGCCTATCAGCAGGGTATCGGACCGAACATCGCATTCAAGCTTTTGCATAAATGA
- a CDS encoding dCMP deaminase family protein → MDDQRISWHEYFMNIADQVATRSTCSRKHVGAVIVRDRTILSTGYNGSLRGAPHCDEIGHDIDNDHCVRTVHAEANAVAQSAKHGIRIDQAEIYVTASPCLTCFKLIANAGITKIYYKEFYRDERITEYAKLSGVKLVYMGKEQK, encoded by the coding sequence ATGGACGACCAACGTATATCCTGGCACGAATATTTTATGAACATTGCAGATCAGGTAGCAACACGAAGTACATGCAGCAGAAAGCATGTCGGTGCGGTGATCGTTCGAGATAGGACAATTCTTTCTACCGGATATAATGGAAGTCTTCGGGGCGCGCCGCATTGCGACGAGATAGGACATGATATTGATAACGATCATTGTGTTCGCACTGTCCATGCAGAAGCAAATGCGGTTGCACAATCTGCAAAACATGGAATTCGAATCGATCAAGCCGAAATTTATGTTACCGCTTCTCCCTGTTTAACATGTTTTAAACTGATTGCCAACGCTGGTATTACCAAGATTTATTATAAAGAATTCTATCGCGATGAACGCATTACTGAATATGCAAAACTCTCCGGCGTGAAATTGGTCTATATGGGTAAGGAACAAAAATAG
- a CDS encoding T9SS type A sorting domain-containing protein has translation MKYLITLLLTSVSLLYTQGVDSLFYGNSKLLQKNPYGWGYMAGTNGYTDIGKYQRFDVQEPINVVGAKFWMGIVKPVNTPDTITIVFKKTGYGKAYYDSLSGGPGTTITSIKTTIAAFDTGGKGTAFMIPSPFNMTGSLTVPESVFVGIEWSSAADDTFALFADSAKQGGKLFRAWEKLTGTGYTYQRFNEPSNYSWGFDGDLWIALLYKKGLLSVQDELQGTPKNFLLEQNFPNPFNPNTNISFSISTGAFVSLKVFDILGNEVASLVNEHLETGRYSTSFSARTISSGIYFYQLRTGNVVETRKMILMK, from the coding sequence ATGAAGTATTTGATCACATTGTTGCTCACATCGGTTTCGCTGCTCTATACACAAGGTGTGGACTCATTATTCTACGGTAATTCAAAACTGCTTCAGAAAAATCCGTACGGCTGGGGATATATGGCTGGCACAAACGGATATACCGATATTGGAAAATACCAACGCTTCGATGTGCAAGAACCGATCAATGTTGTTGGGGCAAAATTTTGGATGGGAATAGTCAAACCCGTCAACACACCGGATACGATCACAATTGTTTTTAAGAAAACAGGATACGGGAAAGCATATTACGATTCGCTCTCCGGCGGTCCGGGTACGACGATTACATCGATCAAAACTACTATCGCAGCGTTTGACACTGGAGGAAAAGGAACAGCATTTATGATTCCATCTCCATTTAATATGACGGGAAGTCTGACTGTGCCGGAATCGGTCTTTGTCGGAATCGAATGGTCCAGTGCTGCTGATGATACATTTGCTTTGTTTGCCGATTCTGCAAAGCAAGGCGGTAAACTGTTCAGGGCATGGGAGAAATTAACGGGAACAGGATATACCTATCAACGATTCAATGAACCAAGTAATTATTCCTGGGGATTTGACGGTGATCTCTGGATCGCGTTGTTGTATAAAAAAGGATTGCTTTCTGTGCAAGACGAACTGCAGGGAACACCTAAAAACTTTTTGTTGGAACAAAATTTTCCTAATCCGTTTAACCCGAACACAAATATTAGTTTTTCAATATCAACCGGCGCATTCGTTTCTCTGAAAGTGTTTGATATACTGGGAAACGAAGTCGCATCCCTGGTCAACGAACATCTGGAAACCGGAAGATATTCAACATCATTTTCCGCCCGGACAATATCCAGCGGTATTTATTTTTATCAATTGCGTACCGGCAACGTTGTTGAAACAAGAAAAATGATTCTCATGAAATGA
- a CDS encoding arsenite methyltransferase encodes MSTDQELKELVKEKYGEIALQSKEQNETSCCGSTGCCTTNADFTVMSEDYSHLSGYVAEADLGLGCGLPTEFAQMKPGDTVVDLGSGAGNDAFVARSIVGETGHVIGIDMTEPMLEKANKNVKALGFTNVEFRLGDIENMPIKNNTADVIVSNCVMNLVPNKQKAFAETFRILKSGGHFSISDIVLKGTLPDNIRSAATMYAGCVSGAQQKEEYLQTIKYAGFINITVQKDREINIPNDLLVKYISLEEALDYRKSGAGIYSITVYAEKP; translated from the coding sequence ATGTCTACCGATCAAGAATTAAAAGAACTCGTCAAAGAAAAATACGGTGAGATCGCTTTGCAATCCAAAGAGCAAAACGAAACATCTTGCTGCGGCAGCACAGGCTGCTGCACAACCAATGCTGATTTTACAGTTATGTCTGAAGACTATTCACATCTCTCCGGCTACGTTGCTGAAGCCGATCTCGGTTTGGGCTGCGGTCTTCCTACAGAATTTGCACAAATGAAACCGGGTGATACAGTTGTTGATCTCGGCTCCGGCGCAGGAAACGACGCGTTCGTCGCGCGATCAATTGTCGGCGAAACCGGACATGTCATCGGCATCGACATGACTGAACCAATGCTGGAAAAAGCGAACAAGAATGTAAAAGCCCTTGGATTCACCAATGTTGAATTTCGTCTCGGCGATATTGAAAACATGCCGATCAAAAATAATACGGCTGATGTTATCGTGAGCAATTGTGTAATGAATCTCGTACCCAACAAACAAAAAGCGTTTGCTGAAACTTTCCGCATCCTCAAATCCGGTGGACACTTCTCAATTTCCGATATTGTTTTGAAAGGTACGCTTCCGGACAATATCCGCTCCGCCGCAACAATGTATGCCGGCTGCGTCTCCGGTGCACAACAAAAGGAAGAGTATCTTCAGACGATAAAATATGCCGGGTTCATTAACATAACCGTGCAAAAGGATCGCGAAATCAATATCCCTAACGACCTTTTAGTGAAATACATTTCGCTGGAAGAAGCACTCGACTATCGAAAAAGCGGCGCCGGCATTTACAGTATCACCGTGTATGCCGAAAAACCATAA
- a CDS encoding SMP-30/gluconolactonase/LRE family protein, translated as MKFTLACFLLLCSSCSAIHVASDFTFENLFTGSIEGPAFDSNGMLYVVNFQRNGTIGKVAANGEAELFVELPQGSIANSIKFNSKGEMLLADYPMHNVLKVDMATKLISIYSHNELFNQPNDLCINSNDQLFASDPHWKTNSGKLWRIDSDGSSILLEDSMGTTNGIELSPDEKILYVNESVQRNVWKYSVDDSGNISKKTLFHHFEDFGMDGMKCDKHGNLYITRYGKGTIAVISPEGLLIREIPLKGKNCSNLVFGGNGGTTAFVTMQDRKLLERFTNDIPGKAY; from the coding sequence ATGAAATTCACTCTTGCCTGTTTCCTGCTCTTGTGTTCTTCTTGTTCCGCAATTCATGTTGCTTCGGATTTTACATTTGAAAATCTCTTTACCGGAAGTATTGAGGGTCCTGCATTTGACAGCAATGGAATGTTATACGTTGTAAATTTCCAACGCAACGGAACCATTGGAAAAGTTGCTGCGAATGGCGAGGCCGAATTATTTGTGGAATTGCCTCAAGGAAGTATCGCCAACAGCATCAAGTTTAACTCCAAAGGAGAAATGCTGCTTGCTGATTATCCGATGCACAACGTGTTAAAGGTGGATATGGCAACCAAACTCATCAGTATCTACAGTCATAATGAATTGTTTAACCAGCCAAACGACCTCTGCATCAACTCCAATGACCAGCTTTTTGCTTCAGATCCGCATTGGAAAACCAACAGCGGAAAATTGTGGCGAATTGATTCGGACGGTTCTTCTATTCTATTAGAAGATTCGATGGGAACGACCAATGGAATAGAATTAAGTCCGGATGAAAAAATATTATATGTTAACGAAAGCGTTCAGCGTAACGTGTGGAAATATTCCGTTGACGATTCTGGAAATATTTCAAAAAAGACTCTTTTCCATCATTTTGAAGATTTTGGAATGGATGGAATGAAATGTGATAAGCATGGAAATCTGTATATAACCCGCTATGGAAAAGGAACAATCGCAGTCATTTCGCCTGAAGGATTATTGATTCGCGAGATCCCATTGAAGGGGAAAAATTGCAGTAACCTTGTCTTTGGCGGAAATGGTGGAACAACAGCTTTTGTTACCATGCAGGATCGAAAACTTTTGGAACGGTTTACAAATGATATTCCCGGGAAAGCGTATTAA
- a CDS encoding YhcH/YjgK/YiaL family protein yields MILDHLSRAEKYFNVHSSFKHAFDYIQKTDLRALPEGRHDIEGDDLYLIIAHDHNGKERRKLETHRKYIDIQLAIEGAFPLEWHDIDSCRNVAADYSLEKDVAFYNDPPLFTVQIASDMFAVLFPEDAHAPQPPMTVTKKAIVKVAV; encoded by the coding sequence ATGATACTCGATCATCTTTCACGCGCAGAAAAATATTTCAATGTTCACTCCAGTTTTAAGCACGCATTCGATTATATTCAAAAGACCGATCTTCGCGCACTACCGGAAGGACGACACGACATTGAAGGAGACGATCTGTATCTGATTATTGCACACGACCATAATGGAAAAGAACGCAGAAAATTAGAAACTCATAGAAAATATATCGATATCCAGCTTGCTATCGAAGGTGCTTTTCCGCTAGAGTGGCACGATATCGATTCATGCCGGAATGTCGCTGCTGATTACAGTCTCGAAAAAGATGTTGCCTTCTATAATGATCCCCCGCTCTTTACCGTGCAGATCGCATCGGATATGTTTGCTGTTCTTTTTCCAGAAGATGCACATGCACCGCAGCCGCCAATGACTGTTACAAAAAAAGCTATCGTGAAAGTGGCGGTGTGA
- a CDS encoding GNAT family N-acetyltransferase, whose product MEFRLQRCLLRPWRIGDELSLEKHANNRKIWINVRDHFPHPYTKGDAMRWVQHASTSLSETVFAITIDGNAVGSIGLVAKDDVYRKSMEIGYWLGEEFWGRGIVTEAVGVVSEYGFDRFDIVRLYADVFEWNNASVRVLEKNGYTFEARLKKAVIKDGMIADALMYAKLKY is encoded by the coding sequence GTGGAATTTCGATTACAACGATGCCTGCTTCGTCCGTGGAGAATCGGTGATGAACTCTCGCTGGAGAAGCATGCCAACAATCGGAAGATCTGGATCAACGTTCGCGATCATTTTCCTCATCCATATACAAAAGGTGATGCGATGCGTTGGGTACAGCATGCATCGACATCTCTTTCGGAAACTGTCTTTGCAATTACGATTGATGGAAATGCAGTCGGAAGTATCGGTCTTGTGGCGAAAGATGATGTCTATCGCAAATCGATGGAGATTGGATATTGGCTCGGGGAAGAATTTTGGGGACGCGGTATCGTTACTGAGGCGGTAGGAGTCGTTTCGGAATACGGATTTGACAGATTCGATATCGTGAGGTTGTATGCCGATGTCTTTGAATGGAACAATGCATCGGTCCGAGTTCTTGAAAAAAATGGATACACATTTGAAGCTCGCTTAAAGAAAGCCGTCATCAAGGATGGTATGATCGCCGATGCATTGATGTACGCAAAACTAAAATACTAA
- a CDS encoding NUDIX hydrolase: MKPWKTLSRTIILNHSKWLKVEDHTIELPDGKVLENWCWLVSPDYVNVVVQDENENFVCFRQTKYAANGISLAPVGGYLEPNEDPLDCAKREVREELGYEARQWISLGKFPCDGNHGNGYAHLYLARSAHLVGEIIADDLEEQEIVILTRSEMMRALLEGEFKVLGWSAAVALSLFHV, encoded by the coding sequence ATGAAACCATGGAAAACTCTTTCCCGCACCATCATTCTTAATCACAGCAAATGGCTGAAAGTTGAGGATCATACTATCGAACTTCCTGATGGTAAAGTGCTGGAGAATTGGTGCTGGCTTGTCTCGCCGGATTATGTGAATGTTGTTGTACAGGATGAGAATGAAAATTTTGTCTGCTTTCGTCAGACGAAATACGCAGCAAATGGTATTTCCCTTGCACCAGTCGGCGGATATTTGGAACCGAATGAAGACCCGCTGGATTGCGCAAAACGAGAAGTTCGTGAAGAATTAGGATATGAAGCACGACAGTGGATTTCATTGGGCAAATTTCCATGCGACGGCAACCATGGCAATGGTTATGCACATCTCTATCTTGCACGCAGCGCACACCTGGTTGGAGAAATTATTGCCGATGATCTTGAAGAACAAGAGATTGTTATTCTTACCCGGAGTGAAATGATGCGAGCACTTCTTGAAGGTGAGTTTAAAGTTTTGGGATGGTCCGCCGCCGTGGCATTATCCCTTTTTCATGTCTAA
- a CDS encoding M24 family metallopeptidase, giving the protein MTKLSERKQQLLHAQQKAEQLFREIETRSLIVPNKSEKILNDEVYELAFELFSIRKYWHKRIVRAGKNTLLPYKENPPDLIIQSDDILFFDFGPVFEEWEADFGRTYVLGNNLQKKKLKHDIESAWYEGKKYYDAHASELTGAQFYHHISSLAGQYGWEFGNIHCGHLIGNFPHEHILGDEEHNYLHPNNHIKLSELDIQGNPRDWILEIHFINKERTFGGFFEQLLSI; this is encoded by the coding sequence ATGACAAAATTGTCCGAACGAAAGCAACAACTGCTTCACGCTCAACAAAAAGCGGAACAATTGTTCCGTGAGATTGAAACTCGAAGTCTTATCGTCCCCAACAAGTCGGAAAAAATATTAAACGATGAAGTGTATGAACTTGCGTTCGAGCTGTTCAGCATCCGAAAATATTGGCACAAGCGAATTGTTCGTGCCGGAAAGAATACGCTTCTTCCTTATAAAGAAAACCCGCCGGATCTGATCATTCAATCGGACGATATTTTATTTTTTGATTTCGGTCCCGTCTTTGAAGAATGGGAAGCGGATTTTGGACGAACCTATGTGCTTGGAAACAATCTCCAAAAAAAGAAACTCAAACATGATATTGAATCTGCTTGGTATGAGGGGAAAAAATATTATGATGCACATGCATCCGAACTAACAGGTGCGCAATTTTATCATCACATCTCATCTCTTGCCGGACAATATGGATGGGAATTCGGAAACATCCATTGCGGACATTTGATTGGAAATTTTCCTCATGAGCACATCCTCGGAGATGAGGAACACAATTACCTCCATCCAAATAATCACATCAAACTAAGTGAGCTTGATATTCAGGGAAATCCACGCGATTGGATTCTAGAGATCCATTTCATCAATAAGGAACGAACCTTCGGTGGTTTTTTCGAACAATTGTTATCAATTTAG